The Persephonella sp. genome includes a region encoding these proteins:
- a CDS encoding VanZ family protein codes for MNTKILRFLFWLYTAVILYFAFTPLGLQTPVSDKVNHFVAFFIYVILLKESYNTSYWGSFFYSTFFCIFIEVVQHFLPYRSSEYGDVLAGVLGITSGIFMYFVIKLTYLELREKE; via the coding sequence ATGAATACTAAAATACTCAGATTTTTATTCTGGCTTTATACAGCTGTTATTTTGTATTTTGCATTTACCCCTTTAGGTCTCCAGACGCCTGTCTCAGATAAAGTCAATCATTTTGTTGCTTTTTTTATTTATGTGATTTTGTTAAAGGAAAGTTATAATACCTCTTACTGGGGATCATTTTTTTATTCAACATTTTTCTGTATTTTTATTGAGGTTGTTCAACATTTTCTTCCTTATAGGAGCTCAGAATACGGAGATGTGCTGGCAGGTGTTTTAGGAATAACCTCAGGTATATTTATGTATTTTGTTATAAAACTTACCTATCTGGAACTGAGAGAAAAGGAATGA
- the rpoZ gene encoding DNA-directed RNA polymerase subunit omega, with the protein MSKRPLIEQALKKVKNRYELVHAASKLAKELYETGAESYVTEEGIPLKKTVIAIDEIAKGRAIILRKSE; encoded by the coding sequence TTGAGTAAAAGACCTCTCATTGAACAGGCATTAAAAAAAGTTAAAAATAGATATGAGCTTGTTCATGCAGCCTCGAAGCTTGCAAAGGAGCTATATGAGACAGGGGCTGAAAGTTATGTGACAGAAGAAGGAATACCCCTGAAAAAAACTGTGATAGCGATAGATGAGATAGCTAAAGGGAGAGCTATTATTTTAAGAAAATCTGAATAA
- a CDS encoding HAMP domain-containing sensor histidine kinase: MQVELTFSNYKILRFAFSFALLVAFSIFAGTAGLKSNTQILAAIILFIYTAISFITIFISRITIFDTILDVSFISAFIFTDFDKLKYFSILYLFPLFFSGFKFSNLYGYVVTFTAIAEYFSLFIFYKEYDQTGFLNFLLNTVAFIFITAAGIKLKQQIEKQQRYIKKLEEEKRVSEVYKRLYRISAELAHEIRNPLASIKAAAELIAEGNPNPKLLKMIKEESERLNKLLSDFLLLSRPKESEKVVVNVKDILSRVKELYGKGKNIILNVSDNPTLVISEKSFESAVSNIVKNAVEWSREKVVISVYTMNDKLFIEVEDDGEGINEEDKEKIFEPFFTKSSSGTGLGLAIAKRVVIENGGNIFVEDSQLGGAKFVLTFPLRRKDESVNSR; encoded by the coding sequence GTGCAGGTAGAACTTACCTTTTCTAACTACAAAATACTCAGATTTGCTTTTTCTTTTGCTCTGTTAGTAGCATTCAGCATATTTGCAGGAACAGCAGGTCTGAAAAGCAACACCCAGATCCTCGCCGCCATCATACTTTTTATTTACACGGCAATAAGTTTTATCACTATATTTATCAGCAGAATTACTATTTTTGACACTATTCTTGATGTTTCTTTTATATCTGCTTTTATTTTTACAGATTTTGATAAGCTAAAGTACTTTTCAATTCTTTATCTGTTTCCCCTTTTTTTTTCTGGGTTTAAGTTCAGCAACCTTTATGGATATGTGGTGACTTTTACAGCGATAGCTGAATATTTCTCCCTTTTTATTTTTTATAAAGAGTACGATCAAACAGGTTTTTTAAATTTTTTGCTCAATACCGTTGCTTTTATTTTTATAACAGCAGCTGGTATAAAACTGAAACAGCAGATAGAAAAACAGCAAAGATACATTAAAAAACTTGAAGAAGAAAAAAGGGTATCTGAGGTTTACAAAAGGCTTTACAGAATAAGTGCAGAGCTTGCCCATGAGATAAGAAATCCCCTCGCCTCAATAAAGGCAGCAGCAGAGTTGATCGCTGAAGGCAACCCTAACCCTAAACTACTTAAGATGATCAAAGAAGAGTCTGAAAGGCTTAATAAGCTTCTTTCTGATTTTCTTCTTCTTTCAAGACCTAAAGAAAGCGAAAAGGTGGTGGTGAATGTTAAAGACATACTTTCAAGGGTAAAGGAACTTTACGGCAAAGGCAAAAATATAATTCTGAATGTGTCAGACAATCCAACACTTGTAATAAGCGAAAAGAGTTTTGAATCGGCAGTATCCAACATAGTGAAAAATGCTGTTGAATGGAGTAGAGAAAAGGTTGTAATCAGTGTTTACACAATGAACGATAAATTGTTTATTGAGGTGGAAGATGATGGAGAAGGAATAAACGAGGAGGATAAAGAGAAAATATTTGAACCTTTCTTTACAAAAAGCTCTTCCGGAACAGGGCTTGGTCTTGCTATAGCAAAGAGGGTTGTAATAGAAAATGGAGGCAATATATTTGTTGAGGACAGCCAATTGGGAGGTGCTAAGTTTGTTCTTACATTTCCTTTAAGGAGGAAAGATGAGAGCGTTAATAGTAGATGA
- a CDS encoding sigma-54 dependent transcriptional regulator: protein MRALIVDDESNIQEILSILLEDFGFQVDRASNKNEAEKLISQNYYDLALLDLRLPDGSGIEILKKLKEKNPKTEAVIITAFASSDTAVEAIKLGAYDYISKPFELNELRLLIRNVKNKLELEKKLAEQKDSKFEGLIGKSPAIQLVKETIEKVASYDINVLIIGESGTGKDLVARTIHKLSHRADKPFVAINCASLPAELLESELFGYKKGAFTGATSDKKGLIEEANKGTLFLDEIGEMPMQLQAKLLRFIETKKIRPLGSVKEVDVDVRIISATNKNLEEEIEKGNFREDLYYRLSTITIRMPSLKERREDIPLIVESILKELKEKYGKDIQGISPEFLDYLMQYDYKGNIRELKNILEKAVILSEGKELTLPRYESKSINSVYIDDPEEYFTVKTFPEEGVDLKKILSNIEKSLIEKAMEKAKGNKTKASQILGLTFREFRYRFDKYKNSNRTDY, encoded by the coding sequence ATGAGAGCGTTAATAGTAGATGATGAGTCAAATATACAGGAGATATTGTCCATTCTTCTTGAGGATTTCGGTTTTCAGGTGGATAGGGCATCAAACAAAAATGAGGCTGAAAAATTAATATCACAGAATTATTATGACCTTGCCCTTCTTGATCTTAGATTGCCTGATGGATCAGGAATTGAGATACTGAAAAAGCTGAAGGAAAAAAACCCAAAAACTGAGGCTGTGATTATAACAGCTTTTGCCTCTTCAGATACAGCTGTAGAAGCGATAAAGTTAGGTGCTTATGATTACATATCAAAACCTTTTGAGCTTAACGAACTGAGACTTCTTATCAGAAATGTAAAAAACAAACTTGAGCTTGAGAAAAAACTTGCAGAACAGAAAGATAGCAAATTTGAAGGATTGATAGGAAAGTCTCCGGCTATTCAGCTTGTAAAAGAAACAATAGAAAAGGTGGCATCTTATGACATAAATGTTCTGATAATTGGGGAAAGCGGGACAGGAAAGGATCTTGTTGCAAGAACTATACATAAACTTAGCCATAGGGCAGACAAACCTTTTGTGGCGATTAACTGTGCTTCCCTTCCGGCAGAACTACTTGAATCTGAGCTTTTTGGATACAAAAAAGGTGCTTTTACAGGGGCAACTTCAGATAAAAAAGGACTTATAGAGGAAGCAAACAAAGGAACTCTTTTTCTTGATGAGATAGGGGAGATGCCTATGCAGCTTCAGGCAAAACTTCTCAGGTTCATAGAAACAAAAAAGATCAGACCCCTTGGAAGTGTTAAAGAGGTTGATGTTGATGTGAGAATAATATCTGCAACAAACAAAAATCTGGAAGAAGAAATAGAAAAAGGTAACTTTAGGGAGGATCTATACTACAGGCTGTCAACAATAACGATAAGAATGCCCTCTTTAAAAGAAAGAAGGGAAGACATTCCCCTTATTGTTGAAAGTATATTAAAAGAGTTAAAAGAAAAATACGGTAAAGACATTCAGGGAATTTCCCCAGAGTTCTTAGATTATCTTATGCAATATGATTATAAGGGAAACATTAGAGAGCTTAAAAATATACTTGAAAAAGCTGTTATTCTTTCTGAAGGAAAAGAACTCACACTTCCAAGATACGAATCAAAAAGTATAAACTCTGTTTATATTGATGATCCTGAAGAATATTTCACAGTTAAAACATTTCCTGAAGAAGGTGTAGATCTGAAAAAGATTTTATCAAATATTGAAAAATCACTAATAGAAAAAGCGATGGAAAAAGCCAAAGGAAATAAAACAAAAGCCTCCCAGATTTTAGGTCTTACTTTTAGGGAATTCAGATACAGATTTGATAAATACAAAAATTCAAACCGAACCGACTATTAA
- the lysS gene encoding lysine--tRNA ligase, translating into MPEEIIESRKELVDQMKERGENPYPHKFEVTATFDEIRKKYEKPVPDKEFKIKGRIKRVSKRDDKYYIRLADLNQPVEIQVLVPLSAGKFAPNQEIAFVGKLERIEGKLTLIASSISEDGEDVFSVKKEFDFDPNREFVSVAGRLIALRDQGKAAFGHIQDADGKLQVYFRKDTLGEEEYKKAMDILDVGDIIGVKGELFRTMTGELTVEVKKFRLLSKSLRALPEKWHGLKDVELRYRHRYIDLIANPKAREIFKIRSKAIKSLREFLESKGFIEVETPILQTVASGAMAKPFITHHNALDLDMYLRIAPELYLKMLVVGGFNRVYEIGRNFRNEGIDTTHNPEFTMVEFYAAYMDYYDLMNLTEELFRKILLDTVGKLKISWEGQELDFSKPFRRIAFFDALEEKTGKGKDFFLDEQKARDFAKKVGIPKAEKLTHLKLLDKLFEHFIEEDLIQPTFVIDFPKILSPLAKTHRNDPDLVERFELIVNKQELANAYTELNDPEDQRERFLQQLKEKAAGDEEAMDIDENFLMALEYGLPPTGGEGIGIDRVVMMLTDSSSIREVILFPTLRPEQD; encoded by the coding sequence ATGCCTGAGGAGATAATTGAAAGCAGAAAAGAGCTTGTTGATCAGATGAAAGAAAGGGGAGAAAATCCGTATCCCCACAAATTTGAAGTTACAGCAACTTTTGATGAAATAAGAAAAAAGTACGAAAAACCTGTGCCAGACAAAGAATTTAAGATAAAAGGGAGAATAAAAAGAGTATCAAAAAGAGATGATAAATACTACATAAGGCTTGCAGATTTAAATCAACCTGTTGAGATACAGGTTTTAGTGCCCCTGTCAGCAGGAAAATTTGCCCCAAATCAGGAGATTGCTTTTGTTGGAAAGCTTGAGAGAATAGAAGGTAAGCTAACTTTAATAGCCAGTTCTATTTCAGAAGATGGGGAAGATGTTTTTTCTGTAAAAAAAGAGTTTGATTTTGATCCTAACAGAGAATTTGTTTCTGTTGCAGGCAGGCTAATAGCTCTTAGGGATCAGGGAAAAGCCGCTTTTGGTCATATTCAGGATGCTGATGGAAAACTTCAGGTTTACTTCAGGAAAGATACTTTAGGTGAAGAAGAATACAAAAAGGCTATGGATATACTTGATGTTGGTGATATTATCGGTGTAAAAGGTGAACTTTTCAGAACTATGACTGGGGAGCTAACAGTAGAAGTAAAAAAGTTTAGACTTCTTTCAAAATCCCTCAGGGCACTTCCTGAAAAATGGCATGGACTGAAAGATGTAGAACTCAGATACAGACATAGATACATTGATTTAATAGCGAATCCTAAAGCAAGGGAAATATTCAAAATAAGATCAAAAGCTATAAAAAGTCTGAGAGAATTTCTTGAAAGCAAAGGGTTTATTGAGGTTGAAACCCCTATACTCCAGACAGTTGCCTCTGGCGCTATGGCTAAGCCTTTTATAACCCATCATAACGCCCTTGATCTTGATATGTATCTGAGGATCGCACCTGAGCTTTACCTGAAGATGCTCGTTGTTGGTGGTTTTAATAGGGTTTATGAGATCGGAAGGAACTTCAGGAATGAAGGGATAGATACCACCCATAATCCAGAGTTTACAATGGTAGAATTCTATGCGGCATATATGGACTATTATGATTTAATGAACTTAACCGAAGAACTGTTTAGAAAGATACTCCTTGATACTGTAGGAAAACTAAAAATAAGCTGGGAAGGTCAGGAGCTTGATTTTTCAAAACCTTTTAGAAGGATTGCATTTTTTGATGCACTTGAAGAAAAAACAGGGAAGGGAAAAGATTTCTTTTTAGATGAACAAAAAGCGAGAGATTTTGCAAAAAAGGTTGGAATACCAAAGGCAGAAAAACTAACCCACCTGAAACTGTTAGACAAACTTTTTGAACATTTTATAGAGGAGGATCTTATCCAGCCTACATTTGTTATAGATTTTCCTAAAATACTGTCGCCCCTTGCAAAAACCCACAGAAATGATCCTGATCTTGTTGAAAGATTTGAGCTTATCGTTAACAAACAGGAACTTGCCAACGCATACACAGAACTTAACGATCCTGAAGACCAGAGGGAAAGGTTCCTACAGCAGTTGAAAGAAAAGGCGGCAGGTGATGAAGAAGCTATGGATATTGATGAGAACTTCCTTATGGCTCTTGAGTATGGACTTCCCCCAACAGGTGGGGAAGGAATAGGGATAGACAGAGTTGTTATGATGCTTACAGATAGCTCTTCAATAAGAGAGGTTATTCTGTTTCCTACTCTCAGACCTGAGCAGGATTAA
- a CDS encoding ADP-ribosylglycohydrolase family protein, translating to MKVLKNRFRGALVGAAVGDSMGMCVEEIPFDEVILHYGDKITDICEPHPASPASFLRPGETSSEFEIIKIVAQSLAERKRLDIRDIIERYIEWYEVEQLHSYVDPSFLVAVEALKEGRDIGRGGTSVEGTLPAIPIGMYHYTNPVLAVEGSKAVVMLTHRNETALDASSILAVAVGELLQGRFYLEDEYGYFIELLKTFVKKDETKFYLDRVKSLLDKDASYEEAIDEIGNGSYALEAVSQALFIFLKTPENTENVIIHAVNSYGNYGGDTDSIALIAGAFAGAYNGEESIPVNWKTKLVKYKDIVKLSDKLYKVAQH from the coding sequence GTGAAAGTATTGAAAAACAGATTTAGAGGGGCACTTGTTGGGGCAGCTGTCGGTGATTCTATGGGAATGTGTGTTGAGGAGATACCCTTTGATGAGGTTATACTACATTACGGAGATAAAATAACAGATATATGTGAACCACACCCTGCTTCTCCGGCATCTTTCCTTAGACCTGGAGAAACATCAAGCGAGTTTGAGATTATTAAAATTGTTGCCCAATCTCTTGCTGAAAGGAAAAGACTGGATATAAGGGATATTATTGAGAGATACATTGAGTGGTATGAGGTTGAACAGCTTCACAGTTATGTTGATCCATCATTTCTGGTTGCTGTGGAAGCATTAAAAGAAGGTAGGGATATCGGAAGGGGAGGAACGTCTGTTGAAGGAACTTTGCCTGCGATACCGATAGGAATGTATCACTATACAAATCCTGTTCTTGCTGTTGAAGGTTCTAAGGCGGTTGTTATGCTTACCCACAGAAATGAGACAGCCCTTGATGCATCATCTATTCTTGCTGTTGCTGTAGGTGAACTTCTTCAGGGAAGGTTTTATCTTGAGGACGAGTATGGCTATTTTATAGAACTTTTAAAAACTTTTGTTAAGAAAGATGAAACAAAGTTTTACCTTGATAGGGTAAAATCTCTCCTTGATAAAGATGCTTCATACGAAGAGGCAATAGATGAGATAGGAAACGGCTCTTATGCACTTGAAGCTGTTTCACAGGCTCTATTTATATTTCTGAAAACCCCTGAAAATACAGAAAATGTTATTATCCATGCTGTTAACTCTTACGGAAACTACGGCGGTGATACAGACTCAATAGCTTTAATAGCCGGTGCCTTTGCTGGAGCATATAATGGTGAGGAAAGTATCCCTGTAAACTGGAAGACAAAACTTGTAAAATATAAAGATATTGTTAAACTTTCAGATAAACTATACAAAGTAGCACAACACTAA
- the hfq gene encoding RNA chaperone Hfq, which produces MGKKKGRLQEQFLNAIRKEKVRVNIYLVNGVKLEGKIRYFDPFTILLKEGPRQVLVYKHAITTVIPKHEIEFEYDQPED; this is translated from the coding sequence ATGGGAAAGAAAAAAGGAAGACTTCAGGAACAGTTTCTTAACGCAATCAGAAAAGAAAAGGTCAGGGTTAATATCTATCTTGTGAACGGCGTTAAATTAGAAGGAAAGATCAGATATTTTGATCCTTTCACGATCCTTTTAAAGGAAGGTCCAAGACAGGTTTTAGTTTATAAGCATGCTATAACTACAGTCATACCAAAGCATGAAATAGAGTTTGAATACGATCAGCCAGAAGATTAA
- a CDS encoding cytochrome-c peroxidase — protein sequence MKKLGVALLSVTVIASGSVASDSDLLNKAKNYFKPLPKEIPAPKDNPTTPEKVELGKKLYYDPRLSLSGVISCNTCHNLATFGVDGVETALGHEFKTGGRNSPTVLNAGFHIAQFWDGRAKTLEDQAKGPILAHVEMAMPNPEFVVLKLKTIPGYVEEFKKVFGGKDPLTYDNIAKAIAAFERTLVTPSRFDKFLNGDTNALTKKEKEGLKLFIDKGCASCHNGVAVGGEMFAKFGIVKPYPTPDFGKYKVTKKEEDRYVFKVPSLRNIEMTYPYFHDGSVWDLKEAVRIMGETQLGVKLTHDEIDKIVAFLKSLTGEVPESARTMPVLPASSKDTPKPRIKIHD from the coding sequence ATGAAGAAATTAGGAGTTGCCTTACTTTCAGTAACAGTGATAGCAAGCGGTTCTGTTGCGTCCGATTCTGATCTGCTGAATAAAGCAAAAAACTACTTTAAACCTTTGCCTAAAGAAATTCCTGCCCCAAAAGACAATCCCACAACACCTGAGAAGGTTGAGCTTGGAAAGAAACTCTATTATGACCCAAGACTTTCTCTGAGCGGTGTGATCAGCTGTAACACATGTCACAATCTTGCCACTTTTGGTGTTGACGGGGTAGAAACAGCTTTAGGTCATGAGTTTAAAACAGGTGGGAGAAACTCACCAACTGTGCTTAATGCAGGATTCCATATTGCCCAGTTCTGGGACGGAAGGGCGAAAACTCTGGAAGATCAGGCTAAAGGACCTATACTTGCCCATGTTGAGATGGCAATGCCTAACCCTGAATTTGTAGTTTTAAAGCTGAAAACAATTCCGGGGTATGTTGAGGAGTTTAAGAAAGTTTTCGGCGGCAAAGATCCTTTAACCTATGATAACATTGCCAAAGCTATAGCAGCATTTGAAAGAACCCTTGTAACACCTTCAAGGTTTGATAAATTCCTGAATGGTGATACTAACGCATTAACGAAAAAGGAAAAGGAAGGTCTAAAACTCTTTATAGACAAAGGTTGTGCAAGCTGTCATAACGGTGTTGCTGTTGGTGGAGAAATGTTTGCTAAATTCGGGATAGTGAAACCTTATCCAACCCCAGACTTTGGTAAATACAAAGTAACAAAGAAAGAAGAAGACAGGTATGTGTTTAAAGTTCCATCTTTAAGAAATATAGAGATGACATATCCATACTTCCACGACGGTTCTGTCTGGGATCTGAAAGAAGCAGTCAGAATAATGGGAGAAACACAGCTTGGGGTGAAACTTACCCACGATGAGATTGATAAGATTGTTGCGTTCCTGAAATCTCTCACAGGTGAAGTCCCTGAATCGGCAAGAACAATGCCTGTTCTTCCAGCTTCCTCAAAAGACACTCCAAAACCAAGAATTAAAATCCACGACTAA
- the tsaE gene encoding tRNA (adenosine(37)-N6)-threonylcarbamoyltransferase complex ATPase subunit type 1 TsaE, which yields MKLTKKINSINQLKNFALNLSKCLKGNEIILLKGNLAAGKTTFTRFLVSAIDPEAEDQVSSPTFSVMNEYETSRFPVYHIDLYRVKDFDFSDVLGHGLVLVEWAEKVSDFGDYPVIFIDISIVDENKRIFKIETRNADYLNECLK from the coding sequence ATGAAATTAACAAAAAAGATAAACTCTATAAATCAGCTTAAAAATTTTGCCTTAAATCTCTCAAAATGTTTGAAAGGAAACGAGATCATACTCTTGAAAGGAAATCTGGCAGCTGGAAAGACTACATTCACAAGATTTTTGGTTTCTGCTATTGATCCTGAAGCAGAGGATCAGGTAAGTTCTCCTACTTTTTCGGTAATGAATGAGTACGAAACCTCAAGGTTTCCTGTTTATCATATAGACCTTTACAGGGTCAAGGATTTTGATTTTTCTGATGTTTTAGGTCATGGTCTTGTTTTGGTTGAATGGGCAGAAAAAGTGTCTGATTTTGGAGATTATCCGGTAATTTTTATTGATATAAGTATTGTTGATGAAAACAAAAGGATTTTTAAAATTGAAACGAGAAATGCTGATTATCTAAATGAATGTTTAAAATAA